From the Tetrapisispora phaffii CBS 4417 chromosome 10, complete genome genome, one window contains:
- the MIX17 gene encoding Mix17p (similar to Saccharomyces cerevisiae MIC17 (YMR002W); ancestral locus Anc_6.34): MARSRGSGSRGGFGSRSGSAGGFSGQQTRSASTMAAPTRSNTAYSHPPAASPAQAQSQGTQPGMFAQMASTAAGVAVGSAVGHTVGAGLTGMFSGSGSEQAQAPAQAQAVDSATSAGSAGSCDVDARNFTRCLESNDGNMQICDYYLQQLKACQEAARQY, translated from the coding sequence ATGGCTCGTTCAAGAGGTTCAGGTTCAAGAGGTGGTTTTGGCTCCAGATCAGGGTCTGCAGGTGGGTTTTCTGGTCAACAGACTAGGTCAGCCTCCACAATGGCAGCTCCTACTAGATCAAATACAGCATATTCACATCCTCCAGCGGCATCGCCAGCTCAGGCACAATCCCAAGGCACACAACCAGGGATGTTCGCTCAAATGGCCTCTACTGCAGCTGGTGTTGCTGTCGGTAGTGCTGTAGGTCACACCGTCGGTGCCGGTTTAACTGGTATGTTCAGCGGTAGTGGTAGTGAACAAGCTCAAGCTCCTGCCCAGGCACAAGCTGTTGACTCAGCAACTTCAGCAGGTTCTGCTGGTAGTTGTGATGTGGATGCTAGAAATTTCACTCGTTGTTTAGAAAGCAATGATGGTAATATGCAAATTTGTGATTATTACCTTCAACAATTGAAAGCATGTCAAGAAGCCGCAAGACAGTATTGA
- the TOP1 gene encoding DNA topoisomerase 1 (similar to Saccharomyces cerevisiae TOP1 (YOL006C); ancestral locus Anc_6.32): MGKRKIVLSESDSETDLFRKDTRDYDLDTPLSKSGDLDIPLSKTVTLSHKKLKTVKNEDEVDEETSLSGFTSNTSVSSSPVKRIKKESKSKSKTKTGTEPKFNTKAKTSLKKEVTESKLIKEETPGEQNAEGEVEEDEEEEEEEEYKWWEDNENDGSVQWTTFRHNGVLFPPVYVPLPSHIKLYYDGNPVDLPPAAEEVAGFYAGVIGTDHEQNPIFRKNFFTDFKKVLQENGGTLNGVSIENFSKCDFSRIVDYLQQQKEIKKQLSAQEKKQLRIEKEEFEEPYKFCEVNGRREQVGNFRVEPPDLFRGRGAHPKTGKLKRRIYPEDIVLNLDKDAPIPPVPEGHHWGEIKHDNTVQWLAMWRENISNSFKYVRLAANSSFKGQSDLKKFEKARELKKHINTIRRDYKKNMKNKLMVERQKAVAIYLIDVFALRAGGEKSDDEADTVGCCSLRYEHVTLKPPQTVIFDFLGKDSIRFYQEVEVEKQVFKNLAIFKRLPKKPGDQLFDRLDPSILNKFLQNYMPGLTAKVFRTYNASKTMQDQLDLIPNKGSVAEKLLKYNAANRTVAILCNHQRTISKTHKQTIEKASDRIRELEWQAWRLKKAMVQIDADAVNKSKNKKFLTKVIKTFTKTEQKKIHKLIIDRENDRVQKRYIRENDAKKFENEEELGESVLKEWLQKVEEKKIEYNKEVESDEIEITTKINTVEKIEKQLEKLKLRIETSSIQLKDREENSQVSLGTSKINYIDPRLSVVFCKKYDIPIEKIFTKTLREKFKWAIESVDENWRF; encoded by the coding sequence ATGggtaaaagaaaaattgtCCTGTCTGAATCTGATTCTGAAACTGATTTATTCAGAAAAGATACTAGGGATTATGATCTAGATACACCTTTATCTAAATCTGGAGATTTGGATATCCCGCTTTCTAAAACAGTTACTTTGAGCCATAAAAAGTTAAAGACTGTCAAAAACGAAGACGAAGTAGATGAGGAGACTAGTTTATCTGGATTCACGAGTAATACTTCAGTTTCATCATCTCCAGTTAAGAGAATCAAAAAGGAAAGTAAGAGTAAGAGTAAAACCAAGACTGGAACTGAACCTAAGTTTAACACTAAAGCTAAAACATCTTTAAAAAAGGAAGTTACTGAAAGTAAACtcattaaagaagaaactcCTGGTGAACAAAATGCAGAAGGTGAAGTAGAAGaggatgaagaagaagaagaagaagaagaatataaatGGTGGGAAGATAATGAGAATGATGGTTCAGTACAATGGACAACATTTAGGCACAATGGTGTTTTATTCCCACCGGTATATGTACCATTGCCATCTCAtatcaaattatattatgaTGGAAATCCAGTAGACTTACCACCAGCAGCAGAAGAAGTAGCAGGGTTCTATGCTGGTGTGATAGGTACCGATCATGAACAGAACCCAATCTTCCGTAAGAATTTCTTTACtgatttcaaaaaagtTTTACAAGAGAACGGTGGTACATTAAATGGTGtctcaattgaaaatttttcaaaatgtgATTTTTCAAGGATAGTTGATTATTTGCAACAAcagaaagaaattaaaaaacagTTAAGTGCTCAAGAAAAGAAGCAATTGAGAATagagaaagaagaattcGAAGAACCATACAAATTTTGTGAAGTCAACGGACGTCGTGAACAAGTTGGTAATTTTAGAGTAGAACCTCCTGATTTATTTAGAGGTCGTGGTGCTCACCCCAAAACAGGTAAATTGAAGAGGAGAATATATCCTGAGGATATTGTATTGAATTTAGATAAAGATGCCCCAATTCCACCGGTTCCAGAGGGACATCATTGGGGAGAAATTAAGCATGACAACACAGTTCAATGGCTTGCCATGTGGAGAGAAAacatttcaaattcttttaaatacGTTAGACTTGCTGCAAACTCATCATTTAAGGGACAAAgtgatttaaaaaaatttgaaaaggCACGAGAACTGAAAAAGCATATCAATACTATTAGAAGagattataaaaaaaatatgaagaaTAAATTAATGGTTGAAAGACAAAAAGCTGTTGCAATTTACTTAATCGATGTTTTTGCCTTGAGAGCAGGTGGTGAAAAATCTGATGATGAAGCTGATACTGTTGGTTGTTGCTCTTTAAGATACGAGCATGTAACTTTAAAGCCACCTCAAACTGTTATTTTCGATTTTTTAGGTAAGGATTCCATTAGATTCTATCAAGAAGTTGAGGTAGAAAAGCAAGTCTTCAAAAATCTAgcaatttttaaaagacTACCTAAAAAGCCTGGTGATCAATTATTTGACAGATTAGATCCATccattttaaataaatttttacaaAACTACATGCCTGGTTTAACTGCGAAGGTATTTCGTACATACAACGCTTCAAAGACAATGCAAGACCAATTAGATTTAATACCCAATAAAGGTTCAGTTGCTGAgaagttattaaaatataatgctGCGAACAGAACGGTTGCAATTCTATGTAACCATCAACGTACAATCAGCAAAACACATAAACAAACTATAGAGAAGGCAAGTGATAGAATCAGAGAATTAGAATGGCAAGCGTGGAGATTAAAAAAAGCAATGGTTCAAATAGATGCAGATGCCGTAAATAAgagtaaaaataaaaaattcttAACAAAAGTAATCAAGACATTCACTAAAACGGAGCAGAAGAAAATTCATAAGCTCATTATTGATAGAGAAAATGACCGAGTACAAAAAAGGTACATAAGAGAGAACGATGCAAAGAAATTCGAAAACGAGGAAGAACTAGGTGAATCTGTTCTAAAAGAATGGTTACAAAAAGttgaagagaaaaaaattgaatacaACAAAGAAGTTGAAAGCGATGAGATCGAAATCACAACGAAGATCAATACGGTAGAAAAAATCGAGAaacaattagaaaaattaaaattaagaaTCGAAACATCTTCCATTCAATTAAAGGACAGAGAAGAAAACTCACAAGTCTCACTGGGAACTTCAAAGATCAACTATATTGATCCTAGATTGTCAGTCGTCTTCTGCAAGAAATACGATATTCCAATCGAAAAAATCTTCACGAAAACTTTAAGAGAGAAATTCAAATGGGCAATTGAGTCCGTAGATGAAAACTGGAGATTCTAA
- the RCL1 gene encoding rRNA-processing endoribonuclease (similar to Saccharomyces cerevisiae RCL1 (YOL010W); ancestral locus Anc_6.39), producing the protein MSDRNSIIAFQGPENFRLRLLMATLSGRQIKIEKIRSNDLNPGLKDYEVSFLRLLEAVTNGSSIEISYTGTTVIYRPGIIIGGSYTHTCPNSKPVGYYVEAMLYLAPFSKKKFSIIFRGITASHNDAGIEAIKWGLMPVMEKFGVRECALHTLKRGSPPLGGGEVHLIVDTLLAQPITMHELERPQISKIRGVAYSTRVSPSMVNRMIDAARKVLKIANCEVNITADVWRGENSGKSPGWGITLVAETKKNWCYFAEAIGDSGEVPEDIGEKTAYHLLEEISKSSAVGRNQLPLAILYMVIGKEDLGRLRISKEQIDEKFIVLLRDIKKVFDTEVLLKEVDDPDSDDFIATIKGVGFTNTSKKIA; encoded by the coding sequence ATGTCAGATAGGAATAGTATTATTGCGTTTCAAGGTCCAGAAAACTTCAGACTTCGTCTGTTGATGGCTACACTTTCTGGAAGACAAATTAAGATAGAGAAAATTCGTTCCAATGACTTGAACCCGGGTTTGAAAGATTATGAGGTCTCATTTTTGAGACTGTTAGAAGCGGTGACGAATGGTAGTTCCATTGAGATTTCTTATACAGGTACCACTGTTATATATAGACCtggtattattattggTGGTTCTTATACACATACATGTCCTAACTCGAAACCTGTGGGTTATTATGTGGAAGCAATGTTATATTTAGCTCCTTTCtctaaaaagaaattttcaattatatttcGTGGTATTACTGCATCTCATAATGATGCTGGTATTGAAGCTATCAAATGGGGGTTAATGCCTGTGATGGAAAAATTTGGTGTCAGGGAATGTGCATTGCATACTTTAAAAAGAGGTTCTCCGCCATTAGGAGGTGGTGAAGTTCATTTGATTGTGGACACTTTACTTGCGCAACCAATTACCATGCATGAATTAGAAAGACCACAGATCTCGAAGATTAGAGGTGTTGCATACTCAACAAGAGTAAGTCCGTCAATGGTTAATAGAATGATAGATGCGGCAAGAaaagttttgaaaatagCAAACTGTGAAGTTAATATCACCGCAGATGTTTGGAGAGGTGAAAATTCTGGTAAGAGTCCAGGTTGGGGTATCACATTAGTTGCAGaaactaaaaaaaattggtGTTATTTTGCAGAAGCAATTGGTGATTCAGGTGAAGTACCAGAAGATATTGGTGAAAAGACCGCTTACCATTTACTAGaagaaatatcaaaaagTTCAGCAGTTGGCAGAAATCAATTGCCACTAGCTATCTTATATATGGTAATTGGTAAAGAAGATCTTGGTAGATTAAGAATATCCAAGGAACAGATAGACgaaaaatttattgtattattaaGAGACATCAAAAAAGTGTTTGATACAGAAGTCTTATTAAAGGAAGTTGATGATCCAGATAGCGATGATTTTATTGCTACCATTAAGGGTGTGGGTTTCACAAATACAAGTAAGAAAATAGCATAA
- the CSI2 gene encoding Csi2p (similar to Saccharomyces cerevisiae CSI2 (YOL007C); ancestral locus Anc_6.33), protein MNITALTLYLFQLVVLTIGLTSASSTSSTGSGTNTKNLPNLVSVRTTSTSESQTSTSSITSSTTTGSSSIYSSALYSSNSTTTSYSYSLGIPLTNHNKYISVPTDPEGTVYIAFGVILGVAFLLIILIWAILQFNSFRNTKAWDSDQDGNIHTMDLEKTFQNNINYNNVYSSSNLALTNSQDACSNSSGSPNTNSSVSDSNNSMSDNIDFESDMTEKVLREKMMENKFTLNARDTMFISPTELFTQTGKPYNFQAIPDNGSELNLQIEQTMISPIRDVSKTNSVYGNNFQNYSLSQTDFQSKPKKFRPPSMHLEDLLNNS, encoded by the coding sequence ATGAATATAACAGCGCTaactttatatttgtttcaaTTGGTCGTGCTGACAATTGGGTTGACATCTGCCAGTTCCACAAGCAGCACAGGCAGTGGAACAAACACAAAGAACTTACCAAATTTAGTGAGTGTTCGCACAACCAGCACCAGCGAGTCGCAAACATCGACCTCATCTATAACTTCGTCTACTACTACTGgttcttcatcaatttACTCTTCTGCATTGTACTCATCTAATTCCACTACTACGTCGTATAGTTACTCACTTGGAATTCCACTAACAAACCATAATAAGTACATATCGGTGCCAACGGACCCGGAAGGGACTGTATACATTGCATTTGGTGTAATATTAGGTGTTGCTTTTCtactaataattttgatcTGGGCCATTCTTCAATTCAACTCATTCAGAAACACCAAGGCCTGGGATTCTGATCAAGATGGCAACATCCATACCATGGATCTAGAAAAGACTTTCCagaataatataaattataacaaTGTCTACAGTTCCAGTAACTTAGCATTAACTAATTCCCAAGATGCATGTAGCAACTCGAGTGGCAGTCCAAACACCAACTCAAGTGTCTCTGACAGCAATAACAGCATGTCAGATAACATTGATTTTGAGTCAGATATGACAGAGAAGGTTCTTAGAGAGAAAATGATGGAGAACAAATTCACTTTGAATGCAAGAGATACAATGTTCATCTCCCCAACTGAACTGTTCACGCAGACAGGAAAACCATACAACTTCCAAGCCATTCCAGATAATGGCAGTGAACTCAACTTACAAATAGAACAAACAATGATCAGTCCAATAAGAGATGTCTCGAAGACAAACAGTGTTTATGGTAATaactttcaaaattattcattatCTCAAACTGACTTCCAAAGCAAGCCAAAAAAATTCAGACCGCCATCAATGCATCTAGAGGACCTCCTCAATAATTCATAG
- the TPHA0J00500 gene encoding lysophospholipase family protein (similar to Saccharomyces cerevisiae PLB1 (YMR008C) and PLB3 (YOL011W); ancestral locus Anc_6.42) has product MQLQHLALAFAVATSVHGWSPSNGYAPGNVTCDSDVNFLRSGDELSTDEQDWLKKRNDVTKESLQSFLKRATANFTDTSIFDDLFRSNSSASVPKIGIAASGGGYRAMLSGAGMIAAMDNRTEGANDVGLGGLLQSSTYLAGLSGGNWLVGTLAWNNWTSVQTIVNNFTEDDAIWDISHSIVTPGGINIFKSLGRWDDISDAVHDKQDVGFNISLTDVWGRALSYNFFPSLHHGGDAYTWSTLRDVDVFKNAEMPFPISVADGRYPGTTIINSNATIFEFNPFEMGSWDPTLNAFTDVKYLGTNVTNGTPVVEGQCIEGFDNTGFIMGTSSSLFNQFLLQINSTSIPSFLKSLFTDYLNDLAEDSNDISIYAPNPFKDSSFIKSNYSNSLSTADDLYLVDGGEDLQNVPLLPLIQQKRNVDVIFALDNSADTENSWPNGTSLVATYERQFVKQGNGTAFPYVPDVDTFVNLGLNKKPTFFGCDASNMTDLAYIPPLIVYIPNSQYSFNSNQSTFKLSYSTSERLSMIENGFEAATRGNLTESSDFLGCVACAIVRRQQESTNATLPAECETCFSNYCWDGTISSNHTAAVAEDDDLSDTAFSSTSSRKSSKTSSSSSSSRSSSSLSSTVKHSGGVQALSTVDLKSLITVGLFSAIAWLF; this is encoded by the coding sequence ATGCAATTGCAACACCTGGCTTTAGCTTTTGCTGTTGCTACCTCTGTGCATGGTTGGTCGCCAAGCAATGGGTATGCTCCAGGCAATGTCACTTGTGACTCTGACGTGAACTTTTTAAGATCTGGTGACGAGTTATCCACAGATGAACAAGATTGGTTGAAAAAGAGAAATGACGTTACCAAGGAGAGCTTGCAGAGCTTCTTAAAGAGGGCCACTGCTAACTTCACAGACACTTCTATTTTCGATGATTTGTTCAGATCTAACAGCAGTGCAAGTGTACCAAAGATTGGTATCGCCGCCTCAGGTGGTGGTTATAGAGCCATGTTGAGTGGTGCTGGTATGATTGCAGCTATGGATAACAGGACAGAAGGTGCCAATGATGTCGGTTTAGGTGGTCTGCTACAAAGTTCTACTTACTTAGCCGGTTTGTCTGGTGGTAATTGGTTAGTTGGTACTCTGGCTTGGAATAACTGGACGTCCGTTCAGACTATTGTCAATAATTTCACCGAAGATGATGCTATTTGGGATATTTCTCATAGTATTGTCACCCCAGGTGGTATaaacattttcaaaagtcTAGGCAGATGGGATGATATCTCCGATGCAGTGCATGACAAGCAAGATGTTGGCTTCAACATCTCTCTAACAGATGTTTGGGGTCGTGCTCTATCCTACAATTTCTTCCCATCATTACATCACGGTGGTGATGCTTACACTTGGTCTACTCTAAGAGATGTTGACGTATTCAAGAATGCTGAAATGCCATTCCCAATCTCTGTCGCTGATGGTAGATATCCAGGTACCACTATTATTAACTCCAATGCCACCATTTTCGAATTCAACCCATTCGAAATGGGTTCATGGGACCCAACCTTAAATGCTTTTACTGACGTCAAATATTTAGGTACCAATGTTACCAATGGTACTCCAGTTGTTGAAGGTCAATGTATTGAAGGTTTCGATAACACAGGTTTTATTATGGGTACTTCTTCCTCTTTGTTCAACCAATTCTTACTCCAAATCAACAGCACCTCTATTCCATCCTTCTTAAAAAGTCTATTTACCGATTACTTAAACGATCTAGCTGAGGACTCTAATGACATTTCTATTTATGCTCCAAATCCATTCAAAGACTCctcttttattaaaagcAACTACTCTAACAGTCTATCTACTGCTGATGATTTGTACTTAGTTGATGGTGGTGAAGATTTACAAAATGTTCCATTACTTCCATTAATTCAACAGAAGCGTAATGTTGATGTGATTTTTGCTTTAGATAACTCAGCTGATACTGAGAACTCTTGGCCAAACGGTACTTCGTTAGTTGCTACTTATGAGCGTCAATTCGTTAAACAAGGTAATGGTACAGCCTTCCCATACGTTCCAGATGTCGACACTTTTGTTAACTTGGGTTTAAACAAGAAACCTACTTTCTTCGGTTGTGATGCTTCCAATATGACCGACTTAGCTTACATTCCACCATTGATTGTTTACATTCCAAATTCTCAATATTCTTTCAACAGTAACCAAAGTACTTTCAAATTGTCTTACTCAACTTCTGAACGTTTAAGTATGATTGAAAATGGTTTTGAAGCTGCTACCAGAGGTAACTTAACTGAGAGTTCTGACTTCTTAGGTTGTGTTGCTTGTGCCATTGTTAGACGTCAGCAAGAAAGTACGAATGCTACTTTGCCAGCAGAATGTGAAACCTGTTTCAGTAACTACTGTTGGGATGGTACTATTAGCTCCAACCATActgctgctgttgctgaagatgatgatttatcGGACACTGCATTTAGCTCCACCTCATCTCGTAAATCTTCAAAgacttcttcttcttcttcttcttctcgttcttcatcttctttatcttcCACTGTTAAACATAGTGGTGGTGTTCAAGCTTTGTCGACTGTTGACTTAAAGTCTTTAATCACTGTAGGTTTATTCTCTGCAATCGCTTGGTTATTctaa
- the TAF4 gene encoding Taf4p (similar to Saccharomyces cerevisiae TAF4 (YMR005W); ancestral locus Anc_6.40) — translation MPSPENTSEPLSNKLKPNSQNVETDPTFNLRDNPGISFVDNAAMNSSLNTPVGFASETPTSFDNEVGNDETGSSTSGIMNNDNIDANIYNTPLPASQEPTINLNKDSATVNSKETQVSMKTEPAEAEPDSIPNSNNKNISSVRKPAIGAVGSGLALPQLNQDSKKNAKKSNASNSKAEGSKANQPADANKMSDVLFSAGVDIREEEALLNSSVNTSKNQTHATIVNMPEHPPFLHPSQVSKFMKKIAREQTFNQDFTKNNDILAMISTACETYMKDLITNTIVVSRHRRRAVQLNSGRRSKVSVELRNIAINQKKDEERRVKKRIALGLEKEDTENKIDSEETLHRASNATAGLRAGTKKQYGWLTSSVNKPLASNAKTTGKIAAAVQARGDIGLKFREAREEPGIVMRDLLFALENRRIGTSNVITKGYSRIRD, via the coding sequence ATGCCAAGTCCAGAAAACACAAGTGAACCTTTATCAAACAAACTAAAACCAAACTCACAAAATGTTGAAACTGATCCAACTTTTAATTTGAGAGATAATCCTGGAATCTCCTTTGTAGATAACGCTGCCATGAATTCGTCATTGAATACTCCAGTAGGTTTTGCTTCAGAAACGCCGACTTCGTTCGATAACGAGGTGGGCAACGATGAGACAGGGTCATCTACTAGTGGAATAatgaataatgataatattgatgCCAATATATACAACACCCCACTTCCTGCTAGCCAAGAGCCaactattaatttaaaCAAGGACTCAGCTACTGTGAACTCGAAAGAGACACAGGTTTCTATGAAAACAGAACCAGCAGAAGCAGAACCGGACTCTATACCCAATAGTAACAATAAGAATATATCGTCTGTAAGGAAACCAGCTATAGGCGCTGTTGGCTCAGGGCTAGCTCTTCCACAGTTAAACCAAGACTCTAAGAAAAATGCCAAAAAATCTAATGCAAGTAATTCAAAAGCAGAAGGTTCCAAAGCTAACCAACCAGCAGATGCCAATAAAATGTCAGATGTACTATTTTCAGCAGGTGTGGATATcagagaagaagaagcgTTACTAAACTCTTCAGTAAATACATCAAAGAATCAAACCCACGCAACAATTGTTAACATGCCAGAACATCCTCCTTTCTTGCATCCGTCGCAAGTATCTAAGTTTATGAAAAAGATTGCAAGAGAACAAACTTTTAACCAAGATTTCACTaagaataatgatattCTGGCAATGATCTCGACAGCTTGCGAAACATACATGAAAGATTTAATCACAAATACCATAGTAGTCTCAAGGCACAGAAGAAGAGCTgttcaattaaattcaGGCAGAAGAAGTAAAGTATCAGTGGAGTTAAGAAATATTGCCATAAACCAGaaaaaagatgaagagAGACGTGTTAAGAAAAGAATTGCACTAGGtttagaaaaagaagatactgaaaataaaatagattCCGAAGAAACATTACACAGAGCTTCAAATGCTACTGCAGGTTTAAGAGCAGGTACTAAAAAACAGTATGGTTGGTTAACATCATCAGTTAATAAACCATTAGCTAGTAATGCAAAAACAACAGGTAAAATTGCTGCAGCTGTTCAAGCAAGGGGTGATATTGGCTTGAAATTCAGAGAAGCTAGGGAAGAACCTGGCATTGTTATGAGGGATCTATTATTTGCTCTAGAAAATAGAAGAATCGGCACAAGTAATGTAATTACAAAAGGTTATTCAAGAATAAGAGATTAA
- the COQ10 gene encoding ubiquinone-binding protein COQ10 (similar to Saccharomyces cerevisiae COQ10 (YOL008W); ancestral locus Anc_6.36): MLKNIGKRQLTFRRCLFGDGLKPKEQTFVYKRKINSNTKLLYDVISNVKQYQEFIPYCKESFVNKSDKNGLPSEAGLRVGFQKYDDKFTCNVLCEDKGANNYNIVTESISHNLFYFLYGKWTITPLRNNKQSDLELELKYKFRSPIYNAVSSIFAKSATSLVLHAFEKRVYEIIKKSR, encoded by the coding sequence ATGcttaaaaatattggtAAGAGGCAATTGACGTTTAGGAGATGTTTATTTGGTGATGGTTTAAAACCTAAGGAACAAACATTTGTATACAAAAGGAAAATTAACAGTAACACAAAGTTACTATACGATGTTATCTCAAATGTAAAACAATACCAAGAATTTATACCTTATTGCAAAGAATCCTTTGTCAATAAGTCAGATAAAAATGGCTTACCATCAGAAGCTGGACTTCGAGTTGGTTTCCAGAAGTACGACGATAAATTTACTTGTAATGTCCTCTGTGAAGATAAAGGTGCTAACAATTACAATATCGTTACTGAAAGCATTAGCCATAATTTATTCTATTTCTTATATGGCAAATGGACAATTACTCCTCTGCGGAACAATAAGCAAAGCGATCTTGAGTTGGAATTGAAGTATAAATTCAGGTCACCTATTTATAATGCAGTATCGTCAATATTTGCAAAGAGTGCAACATCTTTAGTGTTGCATGCTTTTGAGAAAAGAGTATATGAAATCATTAAGAAGAGCAGGTAG
- the MVP1 gene encoding Mvp1p (similar to Saccharomyces cerevisiae MVP1 (YMR004W); ancestral locus Anc_6.38): protein MNLLEHDPWKLETSEEHTKPASSNIFSEPVTEFNELAGTLNTLKLNQSNGNEDSWNVTQHANILATSNEYQDENASKKTDKTNVLDTGDENNEWLEWITKIKKNYNPLSYDLVEIEEIPEREGVLFKHTNYLIKYMNPTSNASSSVIRRYSDFIWLQEILIKKYPFRMIPELPPKKMVAANSNNDVSFMVRRKKSLSRFLNLLTKHPFMKDDVYLNKFLSLEKDINSWKKQVEDEQIPDEFMDKQYSQSFKKIWKKEYAENWNTANNSIDTVIEVWNKIGVIFERQEKKIVQMAHERSILHSMINKLIDNTPNLYPIELDNTILDINNNLSMVNSNVKKTISVYDEECKEFANSIIPTFKKYIEILSSLKNLFERYKIMGGNNILQLYKHVESNMGRLENMKGKPDVSGAEYDRLKNTILYDKKLILEQTNRLWLIRECIMEEFLIFQKSQFLISSSFKSWIRVNSNFTGMEMNNWEVLMNQLIDLPSP from the coding sequence ATGAATTTACTAGAACACGATCCTTGGAAATTAGAGACATCTGAAGAGCATACAAAGCCAGCAAGTTCGAATATTTTCTCAGAACCAGTTACAGAATTCAATGAACTAGCAGGTACATTAAATACGTTAAAACTTAACCAAAGCAATGGAAATGAGGATAGCTGGAATGTAACTCAACATGCCAACATTTTGGCAACAAGTAATGAATATCAAGATGAAAATGCTTCAAAAAAAACAGATAAAACTAATGTTCTTGATACTGgtgatgaaaataatgaatggTTAGAATGGATTACTaagataaagaagaattataaTCCATTATCATACGATTTAGTGGAGATAGAGGAAATTCCAGAAAGGGAAGGTGTACTATTTAAACACacaaattatttgataaaatacATGAACCCAACATCTAATGCAAGTTCAAGTGTGATCAGAAGATATTCTGACTTCATATGGTTACAAGAAATCttgattaaaaaatacCCCTTTAGGATGATTCCTGAATTGCCTCCAAAAAAAATGGTTGCAgctaattcaaataatgatgttTCATTCATGGTTAGAAGGAAAAAAAGTTTATCAAGATTTCTAAATCTATTAACAAAACATCCTTTCATGAAAGATGAtgtttatttgaataaatttttatctttagaGAAAGATATAAATAGTTGGAAGAAGCAAGTTGAGGATGAACAAATACCGGATGAATTTATGGACAAACAATATTCTCAAAGTTTTAAAAAGATATGGAAGAAAGAATATGCAGAAAATTGGAATACGGCAAATAACTCGATTGATACTGTTATCGAAGTATGGAATAAAATAGGTGTTATATTTGAGAGgcaagaaaaaaaaatagttcAAATGGCTCATGAACGATCTATTTTACATAGCATGATTAATAAACTAATTGATAATACTCCAAATTTGTATCCAATCGAATTAGATAATACCATTCTGgatattaacaataatttatcaatggTCAATTCAAATGTTAAAAAGACAATTAGTGTTTACGATGAGGAATGCAAAGAATTTgcaaattcaattattccaactttcaaaaaatatattgaaattttaagttctttgaaaaatctattTGAAAGGTACAAGATAATGGGAGGGAATAAcatattacaattataCAAACACGTTGAAAGTAATATGGGTAGACTAGAAAATATGAAAGGTAAGCCTGACGTGAGTGGTGCGGAATATGATAGATTAAAAAATACCATTTTATATGACAAAAAGTTAATATTAGAACAGACGAACCGGTTATGGTTAATAAGGGAATGCATTATGGAAGAATTTCTTATCTTTCAGAAATcacaatttttgatttcatcATCCTTTAAAAGTTGGATTAGAGTTAACTCTAATTTTACTGGAATGGAAATGAACAATTGGGAAGTACTGATGAATCAACTAATAGATCTTCCAAGTCCTTAA